TCGCACTAGTCAATGACGCTTGTGTTTACTTCATCGACTCCATGCCTCATGGCCCAGATCACCCAGATACCTGGGTTCAAGAAAATCTCGTCCACCTCATTGATCAAAACTGGCCGGAGCTGCTACCCAGCAGTGCAGTAGGAATGACACCAGACCAACTGTCACTGATACAGCGCCGCAATCTGAGAAAAAAACGTGTAAACGTCACCGTATCGAATACCTCAGGCGGCGCATTGTTTGCCCCCGGCGGAGGCTTCATGAGTAATGGCACAGCAATGGCCGACGTTATGAAGCTCCAGCGGCTGTACGCCGAACTGGACTATCTGGAAGCCCTTTTCAGGCAATACGAAGCAGCTATCAGAGAAGCTCTTGGCGAACCTGAGAGCGCCATCAAGCTACAGGGTCGGTTCTGCGGTGGATACGTAAGGATCTACGCCAGCAACGGGGCAGAGCTACAGCTCATCCAAGCAACTACCGGGGCAGAGGAAAACCCAAGAGCCTGACCGGGGCACGAGGGGGAAAGGCGGTCAGAGCACCCCGCTAATGCCGGCTCAAAAATCTCTGTAAAAAATCCGCCCCTCTCCTCACAAGCTGCTAGATGAGTTTAGCCAAAGGCTCATGCACTGGTCGGTGAGGGAGTCGGGCAGATCTAGAACAGCCAAGCAGGGGTTGCCGTGGTACAAAAAACTGGTACAGAATCCAAGGAAACAACTGCAGCAAGTCCAGTAGAATCAAGGCCTTAATGGGTAAGCGATAGCTCCGTGGGTTCGATTCCCATCACCCGCTCCAAATCGCAGAATCTAAAAGCCCCGACCGAGCTCACGCCGTCGGGGCTTTTTTGTTTCTGGCGTCCGCCAGGGTGTCGACAAAGTGTCGAAAACCCTGCCCCAAATAGCAATCCGCACATCAACGCAATAATCCCGATGCCCCAATAATCATCCGGGCGCCCCATCTAACCCAAAACTCCTAATATCTGTAGGAAGATTCCCAAACCTCTGAGCGAATCTTCTGAATTCTTTTCCCGGTGCTATTCTGCGCGCCCTTTTTACTTGCCCGGTTGTCAACGCCACTTTTCTTAAAGTCTGGCGTTTGGGTGTCCTATTGCCTGGAAAAGAGAGTTAAACGCCTATGCCAATCAATGTGCAGCTTGCCGATGACCATCCTCTTACCCTGATCGGGATTCAGACTCTGCTGGATAGCCACCCGGATATTCAGATTGCCGCCAAGGCATTCAGCGTGGATGAGCTGCTGAGCAATTTGCAGGCGTTTCCCTGTGAGGTGTTGCTGACTGACCTGATGATGCCGGGCAGTGAGCAGGTGGACGGTATCCGCCTGATCCGCCGTTTGCGCACGCAGTACCCGCAGATGGGGATTGTGGTGATCACCATGTTGGATAACCCGGCGCTGTTAAACAGCGTGCTTAAGCTGGGGATTCAAGGGCTGGTGAGTAAGCGCGGGCTGATGAATGACTTGCCTAAGGCGGTGAATGCCAGCAACCGGTCACCCTTTATATCGCCTTCGCTGAAGAGCCTGCTGGATACCAGCAAGGCGGTGCACGGCAAGCCGCTGATGGAGCCGGAGCAGTTGACGCCCCGCGAGATTGAGGTGCTGCGCCTGTACGGCAGCGGCATGAGTGTGAACAACATTGCCCAGTACCTGTGCCGCAGTAAGCAGACCATCAGCACACAAAAGAGCAGTGCCATGCGCAAGCTCGGACTGGACACCTCGGCCAGTCTGTTTCTCTACATTCAGGAACACGGCCTCGCCTGAGCCGTGCCCCCGGAGCCTTTTATGTTGTGCACCTTGCCTACCCTGACGCGCCGGGGGTTGCTGTGCTGTGCCTTGTTGTTTGCGACCCTGGCCGCTCTGCTCACCCCGGCCAACAGCCAAGCGGATACGGATGCGGCGTCCATGCTGCCGGTGCCAGCGCCGTCGTTAAACCGTTTGCTGAGTATGCGCAGCAGTTTGCCAAGCCAGACGTTGCGGGTGGCGCGCATCCAGCCTTCGGGACGGGAACAAGAGCGCGCAGAGAATCAGGTGCTTAACAGCATCTCGGACGAGTACCTGAAGCAGATCAGCCGGTACCTTGATCTGAATATTGAGTTCGTTGATGTGGCTTCCCCCCAGGCCGGGGTGGATGCGCTGATCGCCCATCACGTGGATGTACTGACCCGCGCCACGGGTTTCGAGAAACAGAACCCTGGCTTGATGCTGACCCTGCCGTATCTGCCGACTAAGCCGATTGTGATTGGCCGGAGCGCTGATCAGTCCCAGCCGCTGGATTTGAGTGATGTGCAAATTCTGACGTTGGACGAATACCTGCCAGCGGCCAGCGTGCAGGCGGCTTATCCCAAAGCTAAGGTGAGCCTAGTCAGCGACACGCCGATGGCGTTTGAATTACTGGCCAGTGACAAAGCCGATGCCTTTATCGCTGACCAGTTCCGCGCCAATTTGTACCTGCATGAGCGCACCGACCTGCAATTGCAGAACAAGTTTGTCGCTCAGCTGCCACCCACCGGGTTTTCCTTTGCCGTGCGCAATAACGAGCCGGTGCTGCTGGCGTTGATCAACTATGTGTTGCGCAGCATTCCTGAAGCCGAAAAGAACCGGATACAGGAGCAGGCCCGCGACGGCCGATTTCCGTATTTTTATACCGACGCTTACATCCTCACCCCAGCCGAACAGCAATGGCTAAAACAACACCAGCAGATCACTGTACTGGCGGACGATACCCCGGCTTATATGTACCGTTCCCGTGCCGGATATCACTGGGCCGGGCTCAGCGTAAAACTGCTGGAGTCCCTGGAGAGCATCTACGGGCTGAAGGTGAATTTCATGGCCAGCCAGTCGGCAGAGAATGACCTCATCCATCTGCGCAACGGAAGCGCCGATCTTGCCAGCCGCTCGCTGGGTATCCACGACAAAGACGCCCTCTTCACCCTGCCTTACGGCACCCGCAATTGGACCTTCCTGATCCGCGATGGCGACAGCTCCCCTAGCTCACTGGAGGCCATGGAGGGGCGCAAATTAGCGTTGTCCCGCGATCATCCGTTGTACCAGCAGCTGCGCCAGCGCTACCCGAACATCCGCCTCATCGGCACAGAAAACTTCCGCCACTCCATGAGCCTGATCCTGAACCGACAGGTCGATGCCACGCTGGTCAGCACGGCCTCTACTGATCATCAGCCCGAGCCGGGGCTGCAATATGGCCTGTCGATCAAAGCCACGCCAACGCCACACCGTTTTGTTGTCGCGCCTGGTTCACGGGAGTTGATGAGCATCATCAATAAGCTGCTGGATGCGATGTCGCGCAATCCCCAGAGTGAGATTCAGGTCATCGCAGAGACGCCCGGCAACGCACTGTGGAAATGGCTGGCTGACAAAGCCTGGCAGGTCGGGCTGGCGGTGGCGCTGGTGTTTGGTTTGTCGATGCTGTGGAACTGGCGCTTGCAGATTCAGGTGCGAAAACGGATCAGCGCGCAAAACCTCTTGCAAGACAAACTGGCCTTTCAGTTTTCGCTGTTCAACGGTATGCCGACGCCACTTTACGTGTGCGATCTCAAAGGCCGCCTCAACGCGTGTAACCGCGCTTACGAAGAGTTTTTTTCCACCACGCAGGAGTGCGCTGAGGGTGCCTTACCCAGCGAGCAGCAGAGTATTCCCCATGACTTTGCCTTAACCCTGGAAAACGAGCACCAACAGTTACTGCTCGACCATCAGCCGCGCTTTCTCGACACCTGCCTGAGCATCAACGGCGAAGAGCATTACCTGTACCTGTGGCTGGTGCCCTTCTACAACGCCCGTGGCAAGTTGCAAGGCTCGCTAGGGGGCTGGCTGGACATCACCGCACGTAAGCAACTGGAGATCGAGCTGCGCGAAGCCAAGCAAGTCGCTCAGGATGCCAACGCGGCGAAAAGTGAGTTTCTTGCATCCATGAGCCATGAGTTGCGCACACCGCTGAACGCGCTGGTGGGCTTGTTGGAACTGGAAACCAGCGACCGCAAAAACACATCGCGCAACCTACGTATCGCCCAGCAGTCCGCTACGGCGATGATCGACCTGATCGGCAACATTCTCGATCTGGATAAGATCGAAAGCGGGCAAATGCAGCTGGCGCCCCAGCTCACGGCACTTGAGGTGTTACTGAGCAACAGCCTAGGCCTGTTCTCGGCCCAGGCTCAGGAAAAACAGCTGGCACTCAGCCTGGATTTTCAAGCTGACCCTCAACGCTGCTATTGGGTGGACACCCTGCGCCTGCAACAGATCATCCATAACCTGTTGAACAATGCCCTGCGTTTTACTGAGCACGGCAGCGTGCAGCTGCAGGTGCGCGAAACCACCTTAGCGCAAGGCTCCAGCCTGCTCAGGTTCAGTGTCTGCGATACCGGCATTGGGATTCCGCTGGAGTTGCAGCCACAGATTTTCGAGCCCTACCGCCAAGCCACGGCGCAAACCGTGCACTGCTACGGCGGCTCCGGCCTGGGGCTGACCATTTGCAAGCAACTGACCGCCTTGATGGGCGGACGCATTTGGCTGCAAAGCGCACCCGGCGCAGGGTGCAGCGTGCATGTGGAGGTCACGCTTGACTGGCAACACGGCCCGGAACAGCTCTGCGAGGAGCCTGCCACCGATGCGGCCACACAACGTCCGCTGAAGGTATTGGTGGTGGATGATGTGTCCACCAACGGCCTGGTGCTGAGCCTGCAACTGGCTCAGCTTGGCCATCAGGCCGAGCATGTCAGCAGCGGCCAGCAGGCGCTACTGGCCTTGCAACAGGGCGAGTACGACGTGCTGATCAGCGACTGCAACATGCCTGATATGGATGGCTATGCCTTAACCCGTGCCGTACGCGAGCAGGAGCAGCAGGCGTCACTGCCCGCACGCCTGATCATCGGTTACACCGCCAATGCCATGAGCAATGAAGCCGAGCAGTGCCGCGAAGCCGGGATGGATGATCTGATGATCAAACCGGTAACCCTGGCCCGCCTGCGCGAAGCCCTTAGTGGCTTGAGCAGTGCTGATGAAGAAGAGTCCTTGTACAGCCTCGATCATCTTCTGGGTGCAGACCACAACAGCCCACAACTGCGTCAACGCATCCTCACGGAGGTGGTCAGCAATCTGAGTACTGACTGGCAGGCATTGCAGGCGCTGGATTTATCCCGCAACCCAGAGGCCATCCGCGAGGTGAGCCATCGCCTTTCCGGGCTAGCCTGCATGATCGACTCCCACGCGCTGGCGGTGGCTTGTCATGCCCTGGAGCAAAGCCATGAGCAAGACGCTCAGGCCATCCGCCAAGCCCAAACCCGTCTTAAGGAGGCCCTGCATCGCCTGCGCGCAGGGGCTGAAGAGGAACTGGCCAGCCTGGCCTAAAACTCTCGTACTCGTCCAATGGGCCCTATGAGGTGTGATCCGTAGCCTTTGCAGAGTCCCACCCAGGCATCCGTCAGGTGCTCTGAATCCCAACTGACTGTTGCCTGGGTGGTGTCTCAAACAACACAAAGCAAGGCTTATCGAATGTCCAACTCCTCCCGCGCCAACGCCCTTCTGAAGCTGCCTTTGGTACTGGCCATTGGCGCAGCTGCTCTGGCCAGCCAGCAGGCATCTGCTCATGGCTTCGTCGAATCTCCAAAGTCCCGTACCTTCATGTGCCACTCGGAAGGTGGCCAGCTGAATACCAATTGCGGCTCAGTTGCCTATGAGCCACAAAGCGTGGAATACGTTGGCCGTCCTGGCGGCTCTCACTCTCACTTCCCAAGTGATGCACAGGCTTGCACCGGTGACTTCACCAAGTGCGGCCCGGCAGATGGCACCATCGCGGCAGGTGGCCTGTCGGGCTTCTCTGCACTCAACGAGCAGACCGCCACCCGCTGGACTAAAAACCTGGTCAAGCCAGGCCCGCTGAACGTCAGCTGGCTGTACCGTGCATCCCACGCCACTCGCTATTGGCAGTTCTACATCACCAAGAAAGACTGGAACCCTAACCAGCCGCTGACCCGCGCTTCGTTCGAAGCCAAGCCGCTGTTAGATGAAGCCTGGCCAGCCCTGAACGCGCCAGTTCCAAGCGGCCAGCGTACCCATCACACAGTCAACATTCCGGCTGATCGCAGCGGTTACCACGTGCTGCTGGCAACCTGGAAGGTTCACGACACCGACGCCACCTTCTACCAAGTTATTGACCTGGATATCCAAAACGACAACGTAGCCCCGTCCACCTGGAATAACGTGGGTACCGTGCAGCCGGAAGCACTGAGCATCGGCGATAAGGTTAAGACCCGTGTCTTCACCGCCAAAAATGAAGACCAAACCAAGCAGGTCACGTTGGACATCAGCAACGCTGAGCTGGCCAAGGCAGATGTATGGCCATACGAGCTGTCCAAACGCGTCAATGCGGCCAACAAGGGTTACTTGATGGGTGTGGTCAACGCTCAGGATCAAGTTGTACCCACCTATGGCAAGAACGACATTCTGGTTAAGAAAGGCAGCGATATCACCAGCGTGATTATCGAAAAACAACAAGCTGCCAAGCCGGGTGAGCTGAGCATCAGCGGCCTGCAGCCTGAATACCTGATTAAGAACGGCCAAGCTGATATTCACTTCAACGCCATTGCCAAAGGCGGCGAATACACCATCAAAGCCACCGTATTTAACAAAAACAATGAAGTGGTGGCTTACCAGCAGGCTCAGCCTGGCAACACACCGCACTTCTCCATGACTATCAAAGGTCAGAAGCCCGGCGACTTCGACCTAACCGTCGTGGCCACCGGCAAAAACGATGAAGTGTTGCAGCAGAGCCAGCGCTTCAAGCTGAAAGAAGAAACCAACACCGGAGGCGGTAATGGCGGCAGCACCGGCAAGTACGACCACGTATTCCCGGAAGGCCTGAGCAGCTACACCGCCGGCACCGTGGTCCTGCAACCCAAAGATGGCCAGCGCTATCAGTGCAAACCATTCCCGTACAGCGGCTACTGCGTGCAGTGGAAACAAGGCGCTAACGCCTTTGAACCCGGTGTAGGCCACTCCTGGAAGATGGCTTGGGATCGCCTGTAGCCCTCGCCCCTCCCAAAGCCTGGCACCTCGCGTGCCAGGCCCTTGCTGCCCGGTATTGCTATGACTCGTCACTACTCAAGATTGCATGTGCTGCTGCACTGGACCTTTGCCACGATCATCATCTGGGCAACCCTCAGCGGCTTCGCCAACGCGCTGTACTCCTTGCCTGCTTCAGTCAGCAACGCCAT
The Pseudomonas mendocina DNA segment above includes these coding regions:
- a CDS encoding response regulator transcription factor encodes the protein MPINVQLADDHPLTLIGIQTLLDSHPDIQIAAKAFSVDELLSNLQAFPCEVLLTDLMMPGSEQVDGIRLIRRLRTQYPQMGIVVITMLDNPALLNSVLKLGIQGLVSKRGLMNDLPKAVNASNRSPFISPSLKSLLDTSKAVHGKPLMEPEQLTPREIEVLRLYGSGMSVNNIAQYLCRSKQTISTQKSSAMRKLGLDTSASLFLYIQEHGLA
- the gbpA gene encoding N-acetylglucosamine-binding protein GbpA gives rise to the protein MSNSSRANALLKLPLVLAIGAAALASQQASAHGFVESPKSRTFMCHSEGGQLNTNCGSVAYEPQSVEYVGRPGGSHSHFPSDAQACTGDFTKCGPADGTIAAGGLSGFSALNEQTATRWTKNLVKPGPLNVSWLYRASHATRYWQFYITKKDWNPNQPLTRASFEAKPLLDEAWPALNAPVPSGQRTHHTVNIPADRSGYHVLLATWKVHDTDATFYQVIDLDIQNDNVAPSTWNNVGTVQPEALSIGDKVKTRVFTAKNEDQTKQVTLDISNAELAKADVWPYELSKRVNAANKGYLMGVVNAQDQVVPTYGKNDILVKKGSDITSVIIEKQQAAKPGELSISGLQPEYLIKNGQADIHFNAIAKGGEYTIKATVFNKNNEVVAYQQAQPGNTPHFSMTIKGQKPGDFDLTVVATGKNDEVLQQSQRFKLKEETNTGGGNGGSTGKYDHVFPEGLSSYTAGTVVLQPKDGQRYQCKPFPYSGYCVQWKQGANAFEPGVGHSWKMAWDRL
- a CDS encoding transporter substrate-binding domain-containing protein encodes the protein MLCTLPTLTRRGLLCCALLFATLAALLTPANSQADTDAASMLPVPAPSLNRLLSMRSSLPSQTLRVARIQPSGREQERAENQVLNSISDEYLKQISRYLDLNIEFVDVASPQAGVDALIAHHVDVLTRATGFEKQNPGLMLTLPYLPTKPIVIGRSADQSQPLDLSDVQILTLDEYLPAASVQAAYPKAKVSLVSDTPMAFELLASDKADAFIADQFRANLYLHERTDLQLQNKFVAQLPPTGFSFAVRNNEPVLLALINYVLRSIPEAEKNRIQEQARDGRFPYFYTDAYILTPAEQQWLKQHQQITVLADDTPAYMYRSRAGYHWAGLSVKLLESLESIYGLKVNFMASQSAENDLIHLRNGSADLASRSLGIHDKDALFTLPYGTRNWTFLIRDGDSSPSSLEAMEGRKLALSRDHPLYQQLRQRYPNIRLIGTENFRHSMSLILNRQVDATLVSTASTDHQPEPGLQYGLSIKATPTPHRFVVAPGSRELMSIINKLLDAMSRNPQSEIQVIAETPGNALWKWLADKAWQVGLAVALVFGLSMLWNWRLQIQVRKRISAQNLLQDKLAFQFSLFNGMPTPLYVCDLKGRLNACNRAYEEFFSTTQECAEGALPSEQQSIPHDFALTLENEHQQLLLDHQPRFLDTCLSINGEEHYLYLWLVPFYNARGKLQGSLGGWLDITARKQLEIELREAKQVAQDANAAKSEFLASMSHELRTPLNALVGLLELETSDRKNTSRNLRIAQQSATAMIDLIGNILDLDKIESGQMQLAPQLTALEVLLSNSLGLFSAQAQEKQLALSLDFQADPQRCYWVDTLRLQQIIHNLLNNALRFTEHGSVQLQVRETTLAQGSSLLRFSVCDTGIGIPLELQPQIFEPYRQATAQTVHCYGGSGLGLTICKQLTALMGGRIWLQSAPGAGCSVHVEVTLDWQHGPEQLCEEPATDAATQRPLKVLVVDDVSTNGLVLSLQLAQLGHQAEHVSSGQQALLALQQGEYDVLISDCNMPDMDGYALTRAVREQEQQASLPARLIIGYTANAMSNEAEQCREAGMDDLMIKPVTLARLREALSGLSSADEEESLYSLDHLLGADHNSPQLRQRILTEVVSNLSTDWQALQALDLSRNPEAIREVSHRLSGLACMIDSHALAVACHALEQSHEQDAQAIRQAQTRLKEALHRLRAGAEEELASLA